The genome window CGTTAAACTAATAGATAAAGCCGTATCACATTTACCCAAATAAGAGTATAAATTAGAAGTCGCCCCCCCTGGACAAGCAGAAAGTAAAATAATGCCCACCGCAAACTCTGGCTGTAAATCCCAAAATCTCATCAACAAAAAAGCAATAATAGGTAATACAATTAACTGGCAAAATAACCCAATAAATATTGCCTTTGGTTCAAAAATTATTCTTTGAAAATCTTTGGGCGTAAGGGATAAACCCATACCTAACATAATGGTAATTAGGGCAATGGGTAAAAATATTTCCGTAACAAAATTGGCTTCCATTCGTTCGTTGCAAATACTTAGTCTTGAGTTAGCAAAACTATATCTTATTCCCTAAAAGTACTAACATTACCGTCTGGACCAAAAATAACCCTGATGGTGACAGACTCAGATTCACTGAGGGGAGAAATAATAGTTTCTCCTTGCAAGGGTAAAGGGGTTCTATCAATGAAAAATCCTGCGGTTTGTCCTACGGGAGTAATACGAGTTATGGCACCTTCCGAGTTAATGAGTAAACGGTATTCGATGCTTTGGGTTAAGTTTTCTGGGGGTTGCCAACGGGAGGCAAAATAATTTTTAACCTTTTCTTGGGGAGATGGAGTTGGGGCACGAGGGGTATTATCAGGAAGATTATTGCCATTATTCCCTTGAGGATTTCTAGCTTGTAAAGGAGGAATTGTCGGTAGGTTGGGACGTTCTGAGCCCAGTGGGGGAACAGGTTGAGGGGCAGGGGCTAATTCTTCGGGGGGCGGAGGAGAGGGGGGAAGGTTGTTTGTATTGTTTCTGGGAGGGGTTTGTGGCACAGTAATAGAACCTTCGTTGGAGGTTGGGGGAGAGGGTAATGAGGAATTATCCCCGTTTTCTAGGGGTGCTGGAAAGTTGGCGGGGGGTAGGGGTATATCGCCACTAGGTAGGGGCAACGGTTGTCTGCCCAAAAGGTTATCGGGTACATCGGGTAAGGAGGGGGGTAAAGAGTCTCTATCTATGGGGGTAGGGGGCAACACATCGGGAAATTCTGGGAAGGTATTTTCCGTAGCGGTTTCGGTTTCCTCTTCAATTTCTTCGGTCACAATGGTACTGTTATACCACCAAAATCCTCCAACTATTATAAGGGCGATCGCACCTATGCCCACAATACTTTTAAAAGGAGTGAAGGGGGAATAAATTTTATTTTCGCTCTCTCGGAAGTCAAGATAAAAATTTTCGAGGGCGTTGGTAAGGTCTAAAAATTGGGTATGACTCAGGGTAATGGATTGGTTATCTTCTGTTTTAATCAAATGATATAGTTGACCTTTTCCCACCACTAAAAAATCACTACTATCATCATTATCAAGCTCTTTTTCCTCAAAGTCGAGGTTTTGTAAGAATTTATCGAGGTATTGATTGATTTTTGCCCTAATTTTTTCTAGGTAAGGGCGATCGCCCCTAATAAATATTTCGTTTTCATGGGGCATTCTTGGATCATCAAAATTTAACTCAAAAGTATAGTCAGGAGCTAAATTTTGCCCTTTAAGGGGAGCAAAAGAAGGAGGATTATAAATATTGAGAGTACAAGTAGGGGGGGTATAACTTTTATATAAAGATTCTTTACTCATGATAAATAATTGATAATTAATAATTGAGAATGGATAATGAAGGAAAAATAATGATAATTATCACCATTGCCCATAGCTCAAAAAAGAATATAAACAGAGATCCCGTTAAAATAATGGGATAATAGTATTTTAGAGAATTAATATATATTTTATTTTTATGGCAGATCAATCCATAGCAGAAGTAATAAAATTACCCCGTACCAGCGAATCAGAACACCTAAAAAAAATACGCCATACCACCTCCCACATTATGGCCATGGCGGTACAAAAATTATATCCTAACGCTCAAGTAACTATCGGCCCTTGGACAGAAACGGGATTTTATTATGACTTCGATTTGCCCGAACCTTTGACAGAAAAAGATCTTAAAACCATCAAAAAAGAGATGATTAAGATTATCAAGAAAAAATTACCCATTGTCAGGGAAGTAGTCACCAGAGAAGAAGCCCAAAACCGCATCAAAGAAATTAACGAGCCTTACAAACTAGAAATCCTTGATAGTATCAAAGAAGAACCTATCACCATCTACCATTTAGCCGATGAATGGTGGGATTTATGCGCCGGGCCCCATGTGGAAACCACTGGAGATATAAACCCCAAGGCGATCGCCCTTGAATCCATTGCAGGAGCCTATTGGCGAGGAGATGCTAACAACCAACAACTCCAAAGATTATACGGCACAGCCTGGGAAACCCCCGAACAACTAGCCGAATATAAACGCCGTAAAGAAGAAGCCCTCAAAAGAGATCACCGTAAACTAGGAAAAGAACTAGGTTTATTCATTTTTTCAGATCCCGTGGGGCCTGGTTTACCCCTCTGGACTCCCAAAGGCACGTTAATTCGTTCTACCCTCGAAGACTTCCTCAAAAAAGAGCAAGTAAAAAGAGGTTATTTACCCGTAGTTACACCCCATATCGGTAGGGTTGATCTATTCAAAATTTCAGGGCATTGGCAAAACTACAAAGAAGATATGTTCCCCATGATGGCCGACAACGCCGAGGAAATGGAGAAAGAAATCGGTTTTGTCATGAAACCCATGAACTGCCCTTTCCACATCCAAATCTATAAAAGCGAACTGCGCTCCTATCGTCAACTACCCATGCGCCTAGCGGAATTTGGTACCGTGTACCGTTACGAACAATCTGGGGAATTAGGCGGACTCACAAGGGTAAGGGGCTTTACCGTAGATGACTCCCATTTATTCGTTACCCCTGATCAACTAGAATCGGAATTTTTCAGCGTAGTTGACCTGATTTTATCCGTATTCAAGAGCCTACAGTTGAAAAACTTTAAAGCCCGTCTGAGTTTCCGAGATCGAGAATCTGATAAATATATCGGTAGTCAAGAGGTATGGGATAAAGCCCAAAGTGCCATCCGTAATGCCGTTCAAAAATTGGATATGGAACACTTTGAAGCCCCCGGAGAAGCGGCTTTTTATGGGCCTAAACTCGATTTTATTTTCCAAGATGCTCTCGAACGGGAATGGCAATTGGGAACAGTACAGGTGGACTACAACCTACCCGAAAGGTTTAACCTCGAATACATCGCCCCCGATGGTTCTCGTCAGCGCCCCGTTATGATTCACCGAGCGCCCTTTGGCTCCCTAGAGCGTCTGATCGGCATCTTAATCGAAGAATATGCAGGGGATTTCCCCTTGTGGTTAGCCCCCACCCAAGCCCGTTTAATGGCGGTTAACGATGACTTTTTACCCTTTGCCCAAGAAGTATGTCAAAAAATGCTCTTAGCAGGAATTAGAGCCGAGGTTGATAGTAGCGGGGAAAGATTGGGTAAAATGATCCGTAATGCAGAAAAGGAAAAAGTTCCTATTATGGCGGTTATCGGCGGTAACGAGGTGGAAAGTAATACTCTAAGCATTCGTACCCGTGCTAACGGCGATTTAGGGGCTTTGGCTGTGGATGAGGTAATCTCGAAGATGGCTGAGGCGATTAAAAATCGTGATGCAGGAATAGAATAAATAATTGATAATGGAGAATTGATAATGGAGAATATTACTTTATCTTCAATTCGTTGTGTTTATTTATATTTTCTAAATTACTAACGTT of Cyanobacterium sp. HL-69 contains these proteins:
- the thrS gene encoding threonyl-tRNA synthetase ThrS, whose translation is MADQSIAEVIKLPRTSESEHLKKIRHTTSHIMAMAVQKLYPNAQVTIGPWTETGFYYDFDLPEPLTEKDLKTIKKEMIKIIKKKLPIVREVVTREEAQNRIKEINEPYKLEILDSIKEEPITIYHLADEWWDLCAGPHVETTGDINPKAIALESIAGAYWRGDANNQQLQRLYGTAWETPEQLAEYKRRKEEALKRDHRKLGKELGLFIFSDPVGPGLPLWTPKGTLIRSTLEDFLKKEQVKRGYLPVVTPHIGRVDLFKISGHWQNYKEDMFPMMADNAEEMEKEIGFVMKPMNCPFHIQIYKSELRSYRQLPMRLAEFGTVYRYEQSGELGGLTRVRGFTVDDSHLFVTPDQLESEFFSVVDLILSVFKSLQLKNFKARLSFRDRESDKYIGSQEVWDKAQSAIRNAVQKLDMEHFEAPGEAAFYGPKLDFIFQDALEREWQLGTVQVDYNLPERFNLEYIAPDGSRQRPVMIHRAPFGSLERLIGILIEEYAGDFPLWLAPTQARLMAVNDDFLPFAQEVCQKMLLAGIRAEVDSSGERLGKMIRNAEKEKVPIMAVIGGNEVESNTLSIRTRANGDLGALAVDEVISKMAEAIKNRDAGIE